The Novosphingobium kaempferiae genome includes a window with the following:
- a CDS encoding acetolactate synthase large subunit — protein MAESDKRKASDLFIECLEQEGVEYIFGVPGEENLDFLDSLSRSKQIRLILTRHEQGAGFMAATYGRHTGKAGVCLSTLGPGATNFVTAAAYATLGGMPMLMITGQKPIKKSKQGRFQILDVVSMMQPITKYAHQMASSDNIPSRVREAFRIAEEEKPGATHIELPEDIADEHTDSRPVPRSIVRRPTADVKSIVQAVDALQTAKRPLLVIGAGANRKMTSKMLGEFVEKTGIPFLTTQLGKGVIDERHPMFLGCAALSAGDFVHRAIEDADCIVNIGHDVIEKPPFFMHNDGTRDDRKVIHVSTKTAEVDPVYFPHIEVIGDIANAVWQIKEAITPSPKWNFDAMLRYRAAEVEHTDKLASDERFPIFPPHAVKQVRDALPDDAIVCLDNGVYKLWFARGYCATKSNTVLLDNALATMGAGLPSAMASAMVYPDRKVLAVCGDGGFMMNSQEMETAVRLGLNLTVLILNDNAYGMIRWKQANMGFADFGLNYGNPDFVQYAQSYGANGYRVESSAHLKELLAHCRDTPGVHLIDCPVDYSENDRILNTEIKELSRAL, from the coding sequence ATGGCTGAGAGCGACAAGCGCAAGGCGTCGGACCTGTTCATCGAATGTCTGGAGCAGGAAGGGGTCGAGTACATCTTCGGCGTTCCCGGCGAGGAGAACCTCGATTTCCTCGATTCGCTGTCGCGCTCGAAACAGATCAGGCTGATTCTGACGCGGCATGAGCAGGGCGCGGGCTTCATGGCGGCGACCTATGGCCGCCATACCGGCAAGGCGGGCGTGTGCCTTTCGACGCTGGGGCCGGGCGCGACGAACTTCGTCACCGCCGCCGCCTATGCGACGCTGGGCGGCATGCCGATGTTGATGATTACCGGCCAGAAGCCGATCAAGAAGTCGAAGCAGGGACGCTTCCAGATCCTCGACGTCGTCTCGATGATGCAGCCGATCACCAAGTATGCGCACCAGATGGCGTCTTCGGACAACATCCCGAGCCGCGTGCGCGAGGCGTTCCGCATCGCCGAGGAGGAAAAGCCCGGCGCCACGCATATCGAACTGCCCGAGGATATCGCCGACGAACACACCGATTCGCGCCCTGTGCCGCGCTCGATCGTGCGTCGTCCGACGGCGGACGTGAAGTCGATCGTGCAGGCGGTCGACGCGCTGCAGACGGCGAAGCGGCCGCTCCTCGTGATCGGTGCGGGCGCGAACCGCAAGATGACAAGCAAGATGCTGGGCGAGTTCGTCGAGAAGACCGGCATCCCGTTCCTGACGACGCAGCTCGGCAAGGGCGTGATCGACGAGCGGCACCCGATGTTCCTCGGCTGCGCGGCGCTATCTGCGGGCGATTTTGTCCACCGCGCTATCGAGGATGCCGACTGCATCGTCAACATCGGCCATGACGTGATCGAGAAGCCGCCGTTCTTCATGCACAACGACGGCACGCGCGATGATCGCAAGGTCATCCACGTCTCGACCAAGACGGCCGAGGTGGATCCGGTCTACTTCCCGCATATCGAGGTGATCGGCGATATCGCCAACGCCGTGTGGCAGATCAAGGAGGCGATCACCCCGTCGCCCAAGTGGAACTTCGACGCGATGCTGCGCTACCGCGCCGCCGAGGTCGAGCACACCGACAAGCTGGCATCGGACGAACGCTTCCCGATCTTCCCGCCGCATGCCGTGAAGCAGGTGCGCGATGCGCTGCCCGACGATGCGATCGTCTGCCTCGACAACGGCGTCTACAAGCTGTGGTTCGCCCGTGGCTACTGTGCGACCAAGTCGAACACGGTGCTGCTCGACAATGCGCTGGCGACGATGGGGGCGGGGCTGCCGTCGGCGATGGCGAGCGCGATGGTCTATCCCGATCGCAAGGTGCTCGCGGTCTGCGGCGACGGCGGGTTCATGATGAACAGTCAGGAGATGGAGACGGCCGTGCGCCTCGGCCTGAACCTGACAGTGCTGATCCTGAACGACAATGCCTATGGCATGATCCGCTGGAAGCAGGCCAACATGGGCTTCGCGGACTTCGGGCTGAACTACGGCAACCCGGATTTCGTGCAGTACGCGCAGAGCTATGGCGCGAACGGCTATCGGGTGGAGAGTTCGGCGCATCTCAAGGAACTGCTCGCGCATTGTCGTGATACGCCGGGCGTTCACCTGATCGACTGCCCGGTCGACTATTCCGAGAACGACCGCATCCTCAACACCGAGATCAAGGAACTGTCGCGGGCGCTCTGA
- a CDS encoding S24 family peptidase, with amino-acid sequence MDIDPIRLRLLELAEGRGVSLAKLSQMIGKNPSYLQQFVRKGSPRKLEEQDRGMLSRFFGVPESELGRSKEKSYISKEYERRRDWHDVPRLAIGASAGPGARSDDESAFDTIRFSARWLRSLGLQPDGLSIIVVTGDSMEPTLRDGDEILVDRGARAPRDGIHVVRLGETLLVKRLDTSRPGLLVLISDNAAYPPAECAVDEVDVVGRVVWKGGRI; translated from the coding sequence ATGGACATCGACCCGATCCGCCTCCGTTTGCTCGAACTTGCCGAGGGCAGGGGCGTGAGCCTTGCGAAACTGTCGCAGATGATCGGGAAAAACCCGAGTTATCTTCAACAGTTTGTGCGAAAAGGCAGCCCTCGCAAGCTGGAGGAGCAGGACCGGGGAATGCTCTCCCGGTTCTTCGGCGTGCCCGAATCGGAACTGGGACGATCGAAAGAAAAATCCTACATATCGAAGGAATATGAGCGGCGCAGGGACTGGCACGACGTTCCCCGCCTCGCCATCGGTGCTTCGGCAGGGCCCGGTGCACGCTCGGACGACGAATCGGCGTTCGATACCATCCGTTTCTCGGCTCGCTGGCTGCGCAGCCTCGGACTCCAGCCGGATGGTCTCTCGATCATCGTCGTGACTGGCGATTCGATGGAGCCGACACTGCGGGATGGGGACGAGATTCTCGTGGACCGTGGCGCACGGGCGCCGCGCGACGGCATCCATGTGGTGCGCCTTGGTGAAACCCTGCTGGTCAAGCGACTGGATACGTCACGGCCCGGCCTGCTCGTCCTCATCAGCGACAACGCCGCCTATCCGCCCGCCGAGTGCGCCGTCGATGAAGTCGATGTCGTGGGGCGTGTCGTGTGGAAGGGCGGGCGGATCTGA
- a CDS encoding MBL fold metallo-hydrolase produces the protein MTQGTDKTQPTRVGIIPVTPLQQNCSLLWCTATMKGALVDPGGDLPKLKQALEKTGVELEKILVTHGHLDHCGQAGVLAKELGVPIEGPQEEDRFWIAQLNDDGPRWNMEAYTFEPDRWLEDGDKVTVGELELDVVHCPGHTPGHVVFHHAPSKFAMVGDVLFQNGIGRWDFPRGNLEDLVHSITRKLWPLGDDVTFVPGHGPVSTFGQERRTNPYVSDEAVKRGLPA, from the coding sequence ATGACGCAAGGCACCGACAAGACTCAACCGACGCGCGTGGGCATCATCCCCGTGACGCCGCTCCAGCAGAACTGCTCGCTACTGTGGTGCACCGCCACGATGAAGGGTGCGCTTGTCGATCCCGGCGGAGACCTGCCCAAGCTGAAGCAGGCGCTGGAGAAGACCGGTGTCGAGCTGGAAAAGATTCTCGTCACCCATGGCCATCTGGATCACTGCGGGCAGGCGGGCGTGCTGGCCAAGGAACTCGGCGTGCCGATCGAGGGGCCACAGGAGGAGGACCGCTTCTGGATCGCGCAGCTCAATGACGACGGTCCGCGCTGGAACATGGAGGCCTATACCTTCGAGCCCGACCGCTGGCTGGAAGATGGCGACAAGGTCACTGTCGGCGAACTGGAACTCGATGTCGTCCACTGCCCCGGCCATACGCCGGGCCATGTCGTGTTCCACCATGCACCGAGCAAGTTCGCCATGGTCGGCGACGTGCTGTTCCAGAACGGCATCGGTCGCTGGGATTTCCCGCGCGGGAACCTCGAGGACTTGGTTCACTCGATCACCAGGAAGCTATGGCCGCTCGGTGATGACGTGACTTTCGTGCCGGGCCACGGGCCGGTGAGCACTTTCGGGCAAGAGCGCCGCACCAATCCCTACGTCAGCGACGAGGCGGTCAAGCGCGGGCTCCCGGCCTGA
- a CDS encoding MAPEG family protein, with protein sequence MILQTTLSLSAAAAVLAFWLAVRTGKARMAAKVWHGDGENPLLLRRMRAQANYGESAPFVLILVAAIELSGKGGQWLSIIGALYLLARLAHGIGMDKPEKSPLRAVGFIVSVLTLLSLATMAVLIALGRF encoded by the coding sequence ATGATTCTGCAGACCACGCTCAGCCTTTCCGCCGCTGCGGCCGTGCTCGCCTTCTGGCTGGCAGTGCGGACCGGCAAGGCACGCATGGCGGCGAAGGTGTGGCACGGCGATGGGGAGAATCCGCTGCTCCTGCGCCGGATGCGCGCGCAGGCCAACTATGGAGAGAGCGCGCCCTTCGTGCTGATCCTGGTCGCCGCGATCGAACTGTCCGGCAAGGGCGGCCAGTGGCTGTCGATCATCGGCGCGCTCTATCTGCTGGCCCGCCTCGCCCACGGAATCGGCATGGACAAGCCCGAGAAGTCGCCGCTGCGCGCCGTGGGATTCATTGTCAGCGTGCTCACGCTTCTCAGCCTCGCGACGATGGCAGTACTGATCGCGCTCGGCCGATTCTAA
- the rpmF gene encoding 50S ribosomal protein L32, whose translation MAVPKRKTTPSRRGMRRSHDALKVEAFHECGNCGELKRPHNLCNACGHYNGREIVAVEV comes from the coding sequence ATGGCTGTCCCTAAAAGAAAGACCACCCCCTCCCGCCGGGGCATGCGCCGCAGCCATGACGCGCTGAAGGTTGAAGCATTCCATGAATGCGGCAACTGCGGTGAACTGAAGCGCCCGCACAACCTGTGCAATGCTTGCGGCCACTACAATGGTCGTGAAATCGTCGCGGTCGAAGTCTAA
- the plsX gene encoding phosphate acyltransferase PlsX yields MSLPRIAIDAMGGDEGVRVMIEGAALARRRHDRFKFLLVGDEVRIKSALENHPNLRASSEILHTDGVISGEDKPGQALRRAKGTSMGRAIEAVKLGHAGAAVSGGNTGALMAISKLTLRTMPGIDRPALAALLPTLGDNDVIMLDLGANTECDSRNLVQFAIMGAAYSRVATGRSEPRVRLLNIGTEETKGTEELRDAAAVLKGAAENLAMSFDGFTEADKICRGDVDVVVTDGFTGNVALKAVEGTARFVADLLRRGFSSSLRSKIGFLISKPATDLLKHHLDPNNHNGAVFLGLNGIVVKSHGSANAAGVANAVAVTARLLEENVTERISADLARLGGSTWRMPKSVQEERA; encoded by the coding sequence ATGAGCTTGCCGCGTATCGCCATTGACGCGATGGGCGGCGACGAGGGCGTGCGCGTCATGATCGAAGGCGCCGCGCTTGCGCGCCGCCGTCATGACCGCTTCAAGTTCCTGCTCGTGGGTGACGAGGTGCGGATCAAGTCCGCGCTCGAGAATCACCCGAACCTGCGGGCGAGCTCCGAAATCCTGCACACCGATGGCGTCATCAGTGGCGAGGACAAGCCGGGTCAGGCTCTGCGTCGCGCCAAGGGGACGTCCATGGGGCGCGCCATTGAGGCGGTGAAGCTCGGCCATGCCGGCGCTGCGGTCAGCGGTGGCAATACCGGCGCGCTGATGGCGATCTCCAAGCTGACGCTGCGCACGATGCCCGGCATCGATCGTCCTGCCTTGGCGGCTCTGCTGCCGACGCTGGGCGACAATGACGTCATCATGCTCGATCTCGGCGCCAATACCGAGTGCGACAGCCGCAACCTGGTCCAGTTCGCGATCATGGGTGCTGCCTATTCGCGCGTCGCGACGGGGCGTTCGGAGCCGCGCGTCCGCCTGCTCAACATCGGCACCGAAGAGACCAAGGGCACCGAGGAACTGCGCGATGCAGCCGCCGTGCTCAAGGGCGCGGCCGAGAATCTCGCGATGTCCTTCGATGGCTTCACCGAGGCGGACAAGATCTGCCGCGGCGATGTCGATGTCGTCGTGACCGACGGTTTCACCGGCAATGTCGCCTTGAAGGCGGTGGAAGGCACGGCGCGTTTCGTGGCCGACCTGCTGCGCCGCGGCTTCAGCAGTTCCTTGCGCTCGAAGATCGGTTTCCTGATCTCGAAGCCGGCGACCGACCTGCTCAAGCACCATCTCGACCCGAACAATCACAATGGCGCGGTCTTCCTGGGCCTCAACGGCATTGTCGTGAAGAGCCACGGCAGCGCCAATGCTGCAGGCGTGGCCAATGCCGTGGCGGTCACCGCCCGGCTGCTGGAGGAAAACGTGACCGAGCGCATCTCTGCCGACCTTGCCCGCCTGGGAGGGTCGACCTGGCGCATGCCCAAGAGCGTACAGGAAGAGCGCGCCTGA
- a CDS encoding beta-ketoacyl-ACP synthase III, whose translation MIRSVLIGTGSALPRTAVSNAELAERVDTSDEWIVERTGITNRYIAQDDETTSSLATDAARRAIEAAGIEASSIDLIVLATATPDQTFPASATIVQSNLGCRPGGIAFDVAAVCSGFLYAVGVADSMLRTGMAKRALVIGSETFSRILDWEDRTTCVLFGDGAGAIVLEAQEQVGETQRGILASRLHADGAHNQLLFVDGGPSTTGSVGKLRMKGREVFRHAVVNLAEVLREVLEEAGLSNSDIDWLVPHQANARILDATAKKLNLPPEKVVVTVDRHANTSAASVPLALDVAVRDGRIKQGDLVVLEAMGGGFTWGASLIRI comes from the coding sequence ATGATTCGTTCGGTACTGATCGGAACCGGCTCCGCGTTGCCGCGCACGGCCGTCAGCAACGCCGAACTCGCCGAGCGCGTCGATACCAGCGACGAATGGATCGTCGAGCGTACCGGCATCACCAACCGCTACATCGCGCAGGACGACGAGACGACCTCCAGCCTCGCCACCGATGCTGCGCGTCGCGCGATCGAAGCCGCGGGCATCGAGGCCTCGTCGATCGACCTCATCGTGCTCGCCACCGCGACGCCCGACCAGACCTTCCCCGCCAGCGCGACGATCGTCCAGAGCAACCTCGGCTGCCGTCCGGGCGGCATCGCCTTCGACGTCGCCGCCGTCTGCTCGGGCTTCCTCTACGCTGTCGGAGTCGCCGACTCGATGCTGCGCACCGGCATGGCCAAGCGTGCGCTGGTGATCGGTTCGGAGACGTTCAGCCGCATCCTCGACTGGGAAGACCGCACGACCTGCGTGCTTTTTGGCGACGGGGCGGGCGCCATCGTGCTCGAGGCGCAGGAACAGGTGGGTGAAACGCAGAGGGGAATCCTCGCGAGCCGCCTCCACGCCGATGGCGCGCACAACCAGTTGCTGTTCGTGGACGGCGGTCCGTCGACCACCGGTTCGGTTGGCAAGCTGCGCATGAAGGGCCGCGAAGTCTTCCGCCACGCGGTCGTGAACCTCGCCGAAGTTCTGCGCGAAGTGCTTGAAGAAGCAGGACTTTCGAACTCCGATATCGACTGGCTGGTGCCGCACCAGGCCAATGCGCGCATCCTCGATGCGACGGCGAAGAAGCTCAACCTGCCGCCCGAAAAGGTGGTCGTGACGGTGGACCGGCACGCCAATACCTCCGCAGCATCGGTGCCGCTGGCGCTCGACGTCGCAGTGCGCGACGGGCGCATCAAACAGGGCGATCTGGTGGTTCTGGAGGCGATGGGTGGCGGTTTTACGTGGGGTGCGAGCCTCATTCGCATCTGA
- a CDS encoding integration host factor subunit alpha, whose product MRSTDTLTRAEIAEAIHRKLGISRAESLAMVEAILQHMCTALGDGENVKISGFGTFLLRDKGERIGRNPKTGVEVPITPRRVMTFRASQMLKDRIAED is encoded by the coding sequence ATGCGCTCTACGGATACTTTGACCAGGGCCGAAATTGCAGAGGCCATTCATCGCAAGCTGGGCATATCCCGTGCGGAGTCGCTTGCCATGGTGGAAGCGATCCTGCAGCACATGTGCACGGCCCTCGGCGATGGCGAGAACGTCAAGATTTCGGGCTTCGGCACTTTCCTGCTGCGTGACAAGGGAGAGCGGATTGGCCGCAATCCCAAGACCGGCGTTGAGGTTCCGATCACCCCCCGTCGCGTCATGACCTTTCGTGCCAGCCAGATGCTGAAGGACCGTATCGCCGAGGATTGA
- a CDS encoding MerR family transcriptional regulator, with the protein MDDTVTGEAHDASLFDNGRFLAATPFDDGKDPQALRTIGEVAKALGIRPHVLRYWEEQFPSLQPIKRSGNRRYYRPEDIALIVDIDRLVHREGYTLRGAAKAIDTKSTGEVQSNSIADANNPEGIIPDDFFRRLSAIRGELAAALERA; encoded by the coding sequence ATGGACGATACAGTAACTGGCGAGGCGCACGACGCCTCACTTTTCGACAATGGCCGGTTCCTGGCGGCGACGCCTTTCGATGACGGCAAGGATCCGCAGGCACTGCGGACCATCGGCGAAGTCGCGAAGGCGCTCGGCATCCGTCCGCATGTGCTGCGCTACTGGGAAGAGCAGTTTCCTTCGCTCCAGCCGATCAAGCGCAGCGGCAATCGTCGCTACTATCGTCCCGAGGACATCGCGCTGATCGTCGACATCGACCGCCTCGTACACCGAGAAGGCTATACGCTGCGCGGTGCGGCCAAGGCGATCGACACAAAGTCGACTGGTGAAGTGCAAAGTAATTCGATTGCAGATGCAAATAATCCGGAAGGTATAATCCCGGATGATTTCTTCCGCAGACTTTCCGCCATCCGGGGCGAGCTTGCTGCGGCGCTCGAAAGGGCCTGA
- a CDS encoding hydrolase 1, exosortase A system-associated, whose translation MSREQLIFPCESARLVGTLDDAPGQTALLLVSGGNEVRAGAWNGQARFAARIAAQGFPVLRFDRRGIGDSEGSNGGFRSSAQDIAAARDALLARCPQVRRVVGLGNCDAASALMLAKGAGLDALVLSNPWTIEDEAAEAPAEVVRDHYRRRLADPAAIRRLLTGKVSLLKLARSLAAALRPKPAAPDGLAAEIAQGIAGFEGAIRFLVAGRDRTGLAFLSHWDKADQRVRTCADASHSYVEPPAQEWLVEQVLEMLRT comes from the coding sequence GTGAGCCGGGAACAACTCATCTTCCCGTGCGAGAGCGCACGCCTCGTAGGCACGCTGGACGATGCGCCCGGCCAGACCGCACTGCTCCTGGTATCGGGCGGCAACGAGGTGCGTGCCGGTGCATGGAACGGGCAGGCGCGATTCGCCGCCCGCATCGCCGCGCAGGGCTTTCCCGTGCTCCGCTTCGACCGTCGCGGCATCGGTGACAGCGAAGGCTCGAACGGCGGCTTCCGCTCCAGCGCGCAGGACATCGCGGCGGCCCGGGACGCCCTGCTGGCGCGGTGCCCGCAAGTGAGGCGCGTGGTCGGCCTCGGCAATTGCGACGCGGCCAGCGCGCTGATGCTCGCGAAGGGCGCCGGGCTCGATGCGTTGGTGCTGTCCAACCCATGGACCATCGAGGACGAAGCGGCAGAGGCTCCCGCCGAGGTGGTACGCGATCACTACCGGCGGCGACTGGCCGATCCTGCTGCGATCCGGCGGTTGCTGACCGGGAAGGTATCGCTGCTCAAGCTTGCGCGCAGCCTCGCTGCTGCCTTGCGTCCGAAGCCCGCCGCGCCGGACGGTCTTGCCGCCGAAATCGCTCAGGGGATCGCCGGATTCGAAGGGGCGATCCGGTTCCTAGTCGCCGGGCGCGACCGCACCGGCCTCGCGTTCCTGTCGCATTGGGACAAGGCGGACCAACGGGTCAGGACATGCGCCGACGCCAGCCACAGCTATGTGGAACCGCCCGCTCAGGAATGGCTGGTGGAGCAGGTTCTCGAGATGCTGCGAACGTAA
- a CDS encoding acyl carrier protein, with product MPDDTDLLLRRILTDVLGLKPGQADAFDADTGLFGHLPELDSMAVAGLLTELEDRLDIMIEDDEIEGEMLESYGGLLAFVEAKRGN from the coding sequence ATGCCAGACGATACTGACCTGCTGCTGCGTCGCATCCTGACGGATGTGCTCGGATTGAAGCCGGGGCAGGCCGACGCGTTCGATGCGGACACTGGTCTTTTCGGCCACCTGCCCGAACTGGATTCGATGGCGGTTGCAGGCCTCCTGACCGAACTCGAAGACCGCCTCGACATCATGATCGAGGATGACGAGATCGAAGGCGAGATGCTGGAAAGCTACGGCGGCCTGCTCGCCTTCGTCGAGGCGAAGCGCGGCAACTGA